A window of Ictalurus furcatus strain D&B chromosome 4, Billie_1.0, whole genome shotgun sequence genomic DNA:
AATTCCATCAgtttgtgtttctctttcttctgcTTCCGAGCATCACCAGAAGCGAACTTCTGAAAGCTTGAAAGGTTTATGGTTGGCTGTCAATCAAACAAGGGGATTAGGCAGTAAACTGGATGTAACACTAGGATAAAGCACCCCAGCACTACTGCTAGTTGCTGTGGAGATGGGTGGCATATATTTCTGTTTCAGAGAATGATTTTTCCAGGCTgcctctggctttttttttcacctggCCAGCTGACTCTCAAATAACCTTTTACTACAAATAGAGTTTGTCTTTAGTCTGTTTTTTTCTACGTGTATTCATTGTCCTGTCATGCCAATAACCTGTCACCAGCATCACCACATCTATATCAgtggttcattattattattattattattattattattattattattattatttgattgtGTGTTgaaaagtctataaataaatgttacatactATACATATTGTGgcttattcaattattatttaatcatttattcttATTACTTCTTCATCATAAGCCCTTCAAATTACTAAACTAATCACATAACTTTGAGTTTGGTGTCATTACTATACtactgtaatattatatattacatctTTGCCAATTTCATTATAGGTTCTATAATTGTAACTGGACCTATGCACCAATATATTTATTGTACTGTAGTTTATGCGTACTCTGCATATGAGAGTAACACAGCTGTAGGGGTGTTAGTGTTTAATGTGGCTCTTTGTGGTTTGTAGGTCCAGGTGGATGAGTATAAGCAGCTGAAGGAGACTCTGAATAAAATGCCGAATCTGAAGCAGCCGGAAGAACATCAACCTGCTGCGACTcagagcagaaaagcagaggTACAAACAAACACTAGTAAAAAAACCAACATATTCCAACAAACACTGGTTAAAAACACAACCCTCTCTACAAACACTGATTAAAAACCCAACACTCCAACAAACCCCAATAAAAACCCAACactctccaacaaacaccaataAAAACCCAACactctccaacaaacaccaataAAAACCCAACACTCTCCAACAAACACTAATAAACCCCCaacattttccaacaaacaccaatAAAAGCCaacattttccaacaaacaccaatAAAAGCCaacattttccaacaaacacaaataaaagccAACACTTTccaataaacaccaataaaCCCCCaacattttccaacaaacaccaatAAAAGCCAACATTTTCCGACAAACACCAATAAAATCCCAACACTCTCCAGCAAACACCAATGAAAACCCAACACTCCAACAGACACTAGTTAAAAACCCAACACTGtacaacaaagacaaaaaacaaatcacGCCAACAAACACCAATAAAAAGccaacattatttaacaaaccCAACACTTTCCAACAAACACCAGTAAAAACCCAACACTTTGCAAGAAATACACCAGTAAAAACCCAAGACTATTCAGCAAACAccaatgaaaacaaacactagTTAAAAACCCAACAGTCtccaacaacagaaaaaaagaaaattcaacATTCtgcaacaaacaccaacaaaaTACTACTTTCTATATTCTATGCTCTTAAACAAAAAGTTGATCTTACTTTCAATGctgatttatatattatatcatattatattatatttgcatTCCTGGTCATAATCAATCAATTTACATTCATACTTGTAGTAGAGTTTGGagtttgtgtgtctgtccatAAATGGTGTCCTCTGACCATTAATGCTCTGCATATTTCAAAATGCTCCATTTTCCTTATCATCATGGGTCAGCAGGGGCAGAAGCAAGATGTGAGAAGGGTGGAAGGAGTACAGAAAGAAGAGAGGAGGCATGAAGGCATGGATCAGCCTCAAAAAACAGAACAGCATGATCAGCTTCaccatgaagaagaagaagaagaagagaaagaaccAGAACAAAACCTGCCTGATGAAAATGCATTAGAGAGGGAGAGTCACATTGCACAGCCGGTCAGCTGATTTTAGTTTCTGTCTCGTTATCTGTCCATTTGTTATTTCCACTTCCACCTTCCATCAAGACGAGTTCTGGCAGGGAATTGGGTTTCAGGGCTCTATTTGCTTTAGggttctttatatgtttcatcaCTTTTTGCACTGAcgttgttgtatataaaatctaAACTGATGGTCTGGCCAATGGGACATCAGGGTGGAAATAAatgttgtgatgatgatgatgatcatgatgctgatgtctctgtgtgtttccagGTGAGTGCTACTCAGGGAAACCACATCAAGTCTGCCTATGAGCAGCAGCAGGAAGAACAGCGGCGTTTAGCTGCTCAGTTGGAGGAGGAACAGCAGCAGCTTCTTCAGAGAAAGGAAGAACTGcagcgagagagggaggagagagaacgaatggggagagagagggaggagagagaacgaatggagagagagagggaggagcgaGAGCggatggaaagagagaaggaggagagaaggCAGCGAGAAGAGCAGCAGCACAGAGAACTCCAGGAACAGCAGCTCCAGGATGAACAGCTCAGGTTCGGCACAGTACACATGCATCCTAGGGATACCAATACTTACTCAAAAATAATGCTCACACATTTGATAGTATGTGACACCACATGTTGCTATGTGAAGTAAACCTAAGGTTTATTGCTGCGCTAGTGAATAGACGACACGAAATGACAGCGATCTGGACATTCTTGATTAATAATGACAATCAAAGCAAATCAGACTGCAAACTGTTGTTTGTGAAAATATCAAGTGTAGCGACTTCAGCATCTTCTTACAATGCAAGTAACCTGTATTGTTACTAACAGTATGTTAATGAATGAGACATACCAGTGTATACACATTGCTTGCGAGCCAAAGTGCAATCCATTGCACGTTGCGGTCATTTTAATGATCATACTCGCTCATGCTGCTCTACACGCTCAGCTCAGCTGTCCCTCAAACTCTGTGTTACAGATAGAGAGATGCCTTGTGAATTAGCATCCCAACGAGGGTGTATTCTGCCTAGCGTTAGAGCATAGGCGcgtaggctccggatccaccatgaccaggTTAAATTGGTTGgcgaagatgaataaataaattgctaATGAATGACTGTATTATTTGTATGTCTCATTCAGGAAAAAATCGCTGTATGTAAATATGGAGCCTGGCGTTGTCCATCATGAAGAAGGTAAATATTAATGCTAATATTATTGCACACTGCGAATATACCTTTCTCTTACTGAAACTAAGCTGttctttaatattattatttttttaaattcacataaCACcaaacatagttcgattaaacatgcaagtgaaaaacaaaacctccCAGATAACAATGTATGCCTCAAACATTAATCTAAACTCACTAAGAGTTTAATGCAGGGATAATCCCGTACTGTTTAACTCCACATCTACAAACCTACCTAGATGTAGTTTGATCACAGCAGGTTGGGTTTGCTAGTAGGGTTGTTATGGCGTCACAGTGTGTCATCAGCCAACCTCAAAATACAGATGAAACTGCTTTTACGTCCATTACACTCTACCCATTCATTTCATCCTTACTCCAGTCGTTCTTATTCTTTCTGTGTCCGGCTGCGACTCACCAAAAATATAGGTTCTATTTTTTTAACCACGTTGTCCTGGACTCCCCCTAAATCATACCACAGCAACCTTCTTTTCTCTGTGCAGTGGACACGATTGCACTGAAAATGCTTTAGCTGTGTAATCCGCTACTGTTATATTGCTACCTCTGCTGCCACAACTTTATCTGTTTTTGGCTAAGCAGCAAGGCACACCGAAACAGTAGTtcgattatccatccatccatccatccatctattttccataacacttatcctacacagggagctTGGactctatcccagggaactctgggcacagggtgccaacccatcgcagggcaaattcacacacattcacacactatggacaatttggaaatgccagtcagcctacagcgcatgtctttagactggagaacctggaggaaacccaagaagaacggggagaacatgcaaactccgtgcacacacagggcagaggcgggaattgaacccccaaccctggaggtgcgaggcaaacatgcttgattatttatttgtttattgatggatggatggattgattgatGGTTCAGTGCCCCGCCTTTCCTCGCAGCCACTATATCTTTCTTCTTAAATGACAATGTGATAAATACTCACAAAGTAAAAGTTTTAATAGAAATATCGTTctcaaaaataagaaaagaaggaGTTGatcattgaattttttttgttatatactACATGACATTCACAGCTTTCAGCATTTTGTAGCACCCTCTCCTAAAATGTAgagttattattaattaattaatatacattaaaatCTTCTCAGAATTCTTGGGAGGTTTTTGCATCTTCTGTGGTCTGCGGATGGAAATGCACAGATCATGGGGTTCTGGAATTCTATTAAGACTGATTGTAAATGTATGTCTACAGTATGTTTAACGGCTGTGAGTGTGATGATaattgtcttttctttctttttaaagagaATAATGTCCACCCCGAGGAAGTGCAGGGACAAGAGGAAGATAAGCATGCGCATCATGAAGAGGTAAGGGTGTCTctctattaaacacacacataaaaatacacaaatgtatGGTTTTTCCCCGGTTGTTTCCCTTGCTCGAGCGGCTGAGAAgtgtccgctgtcattatacagtactaGAGCGGcatctagaggtgaaataacaCTTATCACTGACAGactttgttgtgttatttgaagtgtttttcattcattttctagttttatttgttatttagagtgttactttttggttcagtttggatgtatatcttttttttcctttaatatttattcatatttaatatatatattaatttgtaattaatagatttatttcattttaaaaaagtacagtgcattttcatggtacagtcagtactgtttatttttttaataacgttcagcagtattttactctgagtgttatgttttcattcagcatcagttttaaaaactatcagtTGATTAATTGGTTATCGGCAGGTCCTGCCCAACATAGTTATCgctatcggtaaaatccactatcggtcgacctctagttgAATGCATACGCAGTATAGTGTGTATTTTCTCACATGCACGATGGTGTGATTTTCTATCCGTGCATAGCAAACCATGGAGGCGGACATTGATCCAGCAAACGATCCCAACAATCAAGGAGAGGACGAGTTTGAGGAAGCTGAGCAGCAGGCccatgaggatgaggaggaagaagagcCAGTGCCTGCAAGACACCCTGATGCACACTTAATCAAAGAGAATCGGCAGCAAGCTCCAGCTGATGAACAGCTGGTGGTGAGTCAAACACAGTGGGgtaatggatttattttttgaggCAGCATCTTCTTTCTAACAGTCACATCTACCCAGAAACTGGATTGTTGCATTTTACCAACCTtattactataatgctagtttatggCTTAGTCTGTTTACTATGTTGGTAGTTTGACCAGTGTATTATAATGCTACTTTGTGTGTTCAACTGTATTTTATATTGCAAGTTCATAGATGTCtcgtttactgtaatgctactTTTAggttatttcatattttagcctgtttactataataccAATGTAGGGGTAGCTTGATTATTATAATGCTAATGGTAGTTTGTgcttagataaaataaaaaaaaactatgtaaAATCATTCGCAAATATCAGCGAGCTCAGATTTGAGGGCGCTTGTCTTACTTCAGTCTGAATGTTCATGAGCCCTTGTGTTGTAATGCAAGATGTTTTATCATCTAGAAATggaggtgattttaatatttgcaaggtgaatgaaataaaataaactgtgttgtgtgtttgtgcagatGGCAGGAAATGCGGACGAACAGGAAGAAAATTTGGAGGAGCAATATCAGGAAGAGGGAGAAGATGaggtctatctctctctctcactcactaactcactcactcgcgcgcacacacacacacaccttattagTGACCTATTAAAGCATTTGTGTGTTTCCTCTCAGGCTCAGGAAGATTTGGCTGTGCAGCAGAAACCGGAAGAGAGAGGAGTAGAAGAAGCAGATCCTTACAACGAAGAGAACGGAGAACAGGTATGTTCTCTCATCCTTTTATTCATACACTATTTGCTTCAGCTGTTGTGAGACCAGCTCTCTTTCTTTTGTAAGTTTAAACCTAGATGAAACCTTATTAAGAACCTATTATTCCTCCTGCCTTATCCTGAAAATATTTATCTTGTTATATCTTCTGGTTGATTCTGTGCAGTATTtgcttaaataaatatgatatgTTCCCTGTATGAGGTTACATGAATTGTTctgaacatttaatttcagaTGACTGTGAAATAATAGATAATAATTTGGtttttaattgttgtttttcataGTGTTattctttgtttgtgtgtgtgtgtgtgagagagggagagagagagaaagccttGAAAGCTGTTAGTGTAACTGGCTGAATGGGAGCACTAAAAGCTTTAAAGGTGTACTCACTaattgttgccagcggtttagacattaatggctgtgtgttgagttattttgaggggacagcaaatttacactgttatacaagctgtacactcactactttacattgtagcaaagtgtcatttcttcagtgttgtcacatgaaaagatgtaatcaaatatttacaattatgtgaggggtgtactcacttttgtgagatactgtgtatgtatgtgtgtgtgtctatatgtatatatatatatatatatatatatatatatatatatatatatatatatgtatatatatgtgtgtgtatgtatattatcCATAGTCACAGTAACATGCACACACTGTAGCAGCCTGCTAAGTAagctttgtgtttatttgtcagAAGAAATGGGTTTCTGATAAGACTTGTGTGTACATCGCAAGCTTTCCTGCCTTTTCCCTTGCCACCTGGTGCGTCTGACACAACCATACCAGAGAGAATACATTCATTTTGGCCAGGTTCTTATCACATTGTTTTGTACAATTAAAATTAGAAGTGCCTATGTTGTTTGCACGTTGGGATGACATAAACCCTGTTTCTAATGGATGGACTATATTTGAAAATTAATCCAGCTGAGTCAAGTAGATAGTACACAGAAGTCAGAATCCTACCTTACCAGTGGAGAATAAATTCAAGATAGAAGAACTCAAAGCAGgctagacgaccgggtcagagcTTCTCTAAaactgcaggtcttgtggggtgttcccggtatgcagtggttagtacctaccaaaggTGGTTCaaagaaggacaaccggtgaaccggtgacagggtcatgggctcccaagtctcattgatgtgtgtggggagtgaaggttagcctgtctggtctgattCCATAGAAAGCTACTGTAGctcaaattgctgaaaaagttcatgctggctatgatagaaaagggtcagaacacacagtgcatcacagcttgctgtgtatggggctgcatagctgtagatcagtcagagtgcccatgctgaccacTGTCCACTACCAAACACACCTACAATgtgcacgtgagcatcagaactggaccatggagcaatggaagaaggtggcctggtctgatgaaccACGTTTTCTTTTCATGTGAGTGGCCGGGTGCATGTGCGTCGCTTAGGTATtaaagagatggcaccaggatgcactatgggaagaaggcaggCGGAGGAAATGTGATGCTCTGGACAGAACAATGGCTGTagtgtggtgttttatttgtttaaaacctGGAGTATTAATACAGAATTCAATTCATGTGATGCACATTATCACAGGTATGTAAATATCAGGCACATCTCAGCTATGGGGTAGGCTGGCTAAACGAAGCCCATtctcacaaaaaataaataaaaaaatcaaagcctgcttaaatcaccccaaaccatgtgtcAAATGGCCTGCTGAGACCATGatagaactttttggccataattctaaaagatatgtgtGGTGCAAAAACGAGAGCTTATCCCCTTGGAGAACACCATTCACAGAgtcaagcacggtggtggcagcatcaagCTAAGATATATTAAGACTTAGACATTACCCTGCTTAACACgtcaaaatgtttttgtgcttGTGcttatacatttgtgtgtgtgtgtgtgtaggatgacGCTAGAGAGCAGGAGGATATGGGGCCTGAGAAACAGCCTGCCAAAGAACCTAATGAGGAGGAGAACtatgaagaggaagaggaggatccAGAGGAAGAggcccatcacagggcagagATGTGAGCCTTTCCTTTGTGTCCTTTCATTACTGTAGCAGGATTAAGCTGCGTGAAGGAGCGATTCTACTGGGACTTTCACCTTCATTTGTTGTAACACACCCTTGAGTTGGACATACTAGACTGATATATTTCGTTCACTGTGCCTTTATTTTGCTAATTTGTAAATGGAGCACTGATGTGTAATGAGAAATCTGAACAACGCTGTAGACAGAATGTTGATGATCGGAGtgccattttaaattttttaaatatttaatgtttaccATACAGGTGCAtttcaaaaaattagaatatcgtagAACAgttgaatatatgaaagttccactttttgaaagatattctaatttttttagatgcacctgtgtgtgtgtgtgtgtgtgtgtgtatatatatatatatatatatatatatatatatatatatatatatatatatatatgtatatgtatatatatatatatatgtatatgtatatatatgtatatatatacatatatatacatatatatatatatacatatatatatatatgtatatatgtgtgtgtgtgtgtgtgtgtaacttgtCTTCTGTCTATTTTAAATCGTGTTATATGGCTGGATGTTTTTGAAAACAGACAGTGCTTTATACAGTAAGAATACTGTTTGTGACACTACActgatgtttattatttgttggCAGATGGATGTTGCTAAtgatcatattttttattttaccctTATAGGTGTTGTATAATATttggggggtgaatacttaagaaaatatttttcgCTACTACAAACAAATGTAGAGCAACTTGGATCCAAGATATTTGAAATTTGGCTTGTGTGCCTTATTTGAATGTCATATTTCTGTTGGTTTTTCTGTGTTCCTATGTCATATTGCTTTGTATGTTGGATTTGGCTATCATACTGAACATTTACTACAGTCACTGTACAATTAGCACAGTCAAGTCTCTACTTGGGAACGAGCCCTCGTAAGTCTTGGATAGAAATGAAAAGGCTAAACTTCACGTCGTGTTAATTATGCAGTTTAAACACCCTGATTTACTAACATCCCAAATAACGCATGTTCATTTTTGCGTGTTCTGTTCATAATGTATGTTTGAACGAAAACCTTTTCACAATCTCTATTTAAATGCAGTTGCCACAggaagtgtgaatgtgtggtgaAAATGTGATACCAAACATACTGTACTGCAGTAATATTTAgtcattaataatttttttaaaccatctttttgagatactgaggcataatatttctcattattaacctagtttaaaaaaaacctggtgTGGCAGGAAATGGCAGAAATGGatttttgctaaataaaatcAGTTCGTACAGGgttttgcagagtttttctgtgattgttgcagcaaaaatgcttgattttcctGCAGCCTTTCCCCCCAAAATTTACGaggcaacttgcagagttttttgtgctttttgtttgtttgtttgtttgttttgcacgatctttcgcagtgatgtttgttggtaaatgagaacttaagctgtactcatgttcgacgcatgtgaataGAAGAGGGCTATGGCCGAAtacgcgttgtgatgatgtcacatgacacatcttggccctaatctgcggtaattttcaaaaattgcaagctcctccgaatattacgccgtttccttgattttgagttcatttctgtgatcgcaaaattgAATTAATCTGGGCCTTTAATTGCCGCTCCCTAAGCGACTTACAGGTTTACTAAATCTATATGCATTGACGTTGGCTATATTTTGCATATGAATCGCATatgaatattcatattcatatgaaAGTCGCAATCTTAAGTAGACCCTGTTAGTAAATCAGCTTGCACCTGTTTTCGCAGCTGTTGTCAAGTTTGTTTAAGTAAATCAGAGCCTGAGTTTTTCTATTAAactatgtattttatttctagTCTCACTACTTAAGCTgataatgaaatgtatttactgagagagaaaataattcCACTACAACTCTTCACTGCTAAAGTGGAggcctgtgatggactgatgtcATATCAAAGTTGTATTGCTCTCAGTGTTGCTCTCAGTGTTCCCAGTACTGGTTCTATGTCCAGAGTGTCCAAGTCactggttactgaagatgaatgaataaactagAGACTGTAAGCTTTCATTACTTGTTAGCCTTGTACTATAGCTACAGTGCAAACTTTAGACAGCAAACGTATCTTGGCTAAAGGAATGTTTACATTTGAATATTTGGCCAAAATAGGGCTTATATAACCTTATCTTTTGTTCCACTAAAAATCACACTAATGACAGGCATGTGCCAACATTAATATCTAGAATTCACAATATCACAGTGTAATATATCACTAGAGCAGTATTCCTTAATCAGAGCGTCAGTTAAAATTGATCTTTATGCTGctttctgactgttacagaatTTATCTCTGGAGAACAAATCCTGGCCAATGGAACACAGTATTGTACATGTTAGATGATATTATGGTCACATGCTTCATGTCACATCAGC
This region includes:
- the golim4a gene encoding Golgi integral membrane protein 4a isoform X3; amino-acid sequence: MLSVEENMGSGVCSRKQRKIFQLLLLTTVVFVLVYGGMIWYEMHQQLKRTEALALKYQQHQESLSAQLQVVYEHRSRLEKSLQKERQEHKKSKEDYLVYKLEAQQSLNKEKQDASSRINSLHTQHQMLKNQHEELKKQFYELQEQHHAQGEDHSKVVDDHQQRYERLQQTKEIEISKLKESVYNLREENRQLRKAHQEIHVQLQDTRVQVDEYKQLKETLNKMPNLKQPEEHQPAATQSRKAEQGQKQDVRRVEGVQKEERRHEGMDQPQKTEQHDQLHHEEEEEEEKEPEQNLPDENALERESHIAQPVSATQGNHIKSAYEQQQEEQRRLAAQLEEEQQQLLQRKEELQREREERERMGREREERERMEREREERERMEREKEERRQREEQQHRELQEQQLQDEQLRKKSLYVNMEPGVVHHEEENNVHPEEVQGQEEDKHAHHEEQTMEADIDPANDPNNQGEDEFEEAEQQAHEDEEEEEPVPARHPDAHLIKENRQQAPADEQLVMAGNADEQEENLEEQYQEEGEDEAQEDLAVQQKPEERGVEEADPYNEENGEQDDAREQEDMGPEKQPAKEPNEEENYEEEEEDPEEEAHHRAEM
- the golim4a gene encoding Golgi integral membrane protein 4a isoform X4 → MLSVEENMGSGVCSRKQRKIFQLLLLTTVVFVLVYGGMIWYEMHQQLKRTEALALKYQQHQESLSAQLQVVYEHRSRLEKSLQKERQEHKKSKEDYLVYKLEAQQSLNKEKQDASSRINSLHTQHQMLKNQHEELKKQFYELQEQHHAQGEDHSKVVDDHQQRYERLQQTKEIEISKLKESVYNLREENRQLRKAHQEIHVQLQDTRQQHKNLKAAHDQLALTLEDHKSALAVAQVQVDEYKQLKETLNKMPNLKQPEEHQPAATQSRKAEVSATQGNHIKSAYEQQQEEQRRLAAQLEEEQQQLLQRKEELQREREERERMGREREERERMEREREERERMEREKEERRQREEQQHRELQEQQLQDEQLRKKSLYVNMEPGVVHHEEENNVHPEEVQGQEEDKHAHHEEQTMEADIDPANDPNNQGEDEFEEAEQQAHEDEEEEEPVPARHPDAHLIKENRQQAPADEQLVMAGNADEQEENLEEQYQEEGEDEAQEDLAVQQKPEERGVEEADPYNEENGEQDDAREQEDMGPEKQPAKEPNEEENYEEEEEDPEEEAHHRAEM
- the golim4a gene encoding Golgi integral membrane protein 4a isoform X2, which encodes MLSVEENMGSGVCSRKQRKIFQLLLLTTVVFVLVYGGMIWYEMHQQLKRTEALALKYQQHQESLSAQLQVVYEHRSRLEKSLQKERQEHKKSKEDYLVYKLEAQQSLNKEKQDASSRINSLHTQHQMLKNQHEELKKQFYELQEQHHAQGEDHSKVVDDHQQRYERLQQTKEIEISKLKESVYNLREENRQLRKAHQEIHVQLQDTRQQHKNLKAAHDQLALTLEDHKSALAVAQVQVDEYKQLKETLNKMPNLKQPEEHQPAATQSRKAEGQKQDVRRVEGVQKEERRHEGMDQPQKTEQHDQLHHEEEEEEEKEPEQNLPDENALERESHIAQPVSATQGNHIKSAYEQQQEEQRRLAAQLEEEQQQLLQRKEELQREREERERMGREREERERMEREREERERMEREKEERRQREEQQHRELQEQQLQDEQLRKKSLYVNMEPGVVHHEEENNVHPEEVQGQEEDKHAHHEEQTMEADIDPANDPNNQGEDEFEEAEQQAHEDEEEEEPVPARHPDAHLIKENRQQAPADEQLVMAGNADEQEENLEEQYQEEGEDEAQEDLAVQQKPEERGVEEADPYNEENGEQDDAREQEDMGPEKQPAKEPNEEENYEEEEEDPEEEAHHRAEM
- the golim4a gene encoding Golgi integral membrane protein 4a isoform X1 — encoded protein: MLSVEENMGSGVCSRKQRKIFQLLLLTTVVFVLVYGGMIWYEMHQQLKRTEALALKYQQHQESLSAQLQVVYEHRSRLEKSLQKERQEHKKSKEDYLVYKLEAQQSLNKEKQDASSRINSLHTQHQMLKNQHEELKKQFYELQEQHHAQGEDHSKVVDDHQQRYERLQQTKEIEISKLKESVYNLREENRQLRKAHQEIHVQLQDTRQQHKNLKAAHDQLALTLEDHKSALAVAQVQVDEYKQLKETLNKMPNLKQPEEHQPAATQSRKAEQGQKQDVRRVEGVQKEERRHEGMDQPQKTEQHDQLHHEEEEEEEKEPEQNLPDENALERESHIAQPVSATQGNHIKSAYEQQQEEQRRLAAQLEEEQQQLLQRKEELQREREERERMGREREERERMEREREERERMEREKEERRQREEQQHRELQEQQLQDEQLRKKSLYVNMEPGVVHHEEENNVHPEEVQGQEEDKHAHHEEQTMEADIDPANDPNNQGEDEFEEAEQQAHEDEEEEEPVPARHPDAHLIKENRQQAPADEQLVMAGNADEQEENLEEQYQEEGEDEAQEDLAVQQKPEERGVEEADPYNEENGEQDDAREQEDMGPEKQPAKEPNEEENYEEEEEDPEEEAHHRAEM